The following are from one region of the Geoalkalibacter subterraneus genome:
- a CDS encoding thiamine pyrophosphate-dependent enzyme has product MKDHAEIELLMGNEAIGRALIEAGCQIAAAYPGTPSTEILQAVADRREEALEPLHIEWSVNEKIAFEIALAAAYTGKRSAVVMKQVGLNVAADPFMRTAYLGVKGGMVTIVADDPGPHSSQNEQDTRLFCLQGRVPVLDPASPAEAAQMVETAYALSEKFEINVVLRPTTRICHSRQNVALHPPKRLERQARFEKDPSRWAATPAFLPALHRKLNHTLEQVAAEPDLQPQLTPGDGSHPRTALVASGIVYGHLVDLLDDLGLGGSIDLYQVLMPYPLSSQFREQLRRDYDRILVLEETYPVIELQLAHPGARGKQDGTLPREGELTPDVVEQALCAFLDRPFSPETPPERRGQRPSLCPGCPHRASFAAIKRAFPRGLFPSDIGCYTLGMNLGAVDTVHCMGACISQGAGFYQSYAQDGDFPTVVVTIGDSTFFHSGIPALINAVIQKARIIVMILDNATTAMTGGQPVPHLGLTASGDATRAIGIEPLVRAAGVDFLEVCDPYDQQRLERLLKEADRHIRGPEPGVAVIISRHGCMMDSAVLSGQEKYQVTVTEDCTGCKRCIQAFECPAIEMDESGARARINTDRCVGCGTCIPSCPFNAIVKEKLS; this is encoded by the coding sequence ATGAAAGATCACGCTGAAATCGAGCTTCTTATGGGCAACGAGGCGATCGGCCGTGCCCTGATCGAGGCCGGCTGCCAAATTGCGGCGGCCTACCCCGGCACTCCCTCCACCGAAATTTTGCAGGCGGTGGCCGACCGGCGGGAGGAGGCGCTGGAGCCTCTGCATATCGAATGGTCGGTCAACGAGAAGATCGCCTTTGAAATAGCCCTTGCCGCCGCCTATACCGGCAAGAGATCCGCCGTGGTCATGAAACAGGTGGGGCTCAACGTCGCCGCCGACCCGTTCATGCGCACCGCCTACCTCGGCGTCAAAGGGGGGATGGTCACCATCGTTGCCGATGATCCAGGACCTCACAGTTCGCAGAACGAGCAGGACACCCGGCTGTTCTGCCTGCAGGGGCGGGTGCCGGTGCTCGATCCGGCCTCTCCCGCAGAGGCCGCGCAGATGGTGGAGACGGCCTACGCGCTGTCGGAGAAGTTCGAGATCAACGTGGTGCTTCGCCCCACCACCCGCATCTGCCATTCCCGCCAGAATGTTGCGCTCCATCCGCCGAAACGATTGGAGAGACAGGCCCGTTTTGAAAAAGATCCGAGCCGCTGGGCGGCTACACCCGCCTTTCTTCCGGCTCTGCACCGCAAGCTGAACCACACCCTTGAACAGGTCGCCGCAGAACCCGATCTGCAACCGCAACTCACCCCTGGCGACGGCAGCCATCCCCGCACCGCGCTGGTGGCGTCCGGGATTGTCTACGGCCACCTGGTCGATTTGCTGGATGACCTGGGCCTTGGCGGGAGCATCGATCTCTACCAGGTGCTGATGCCCTACCCCCTTTCCAGCCAATTCCGCGAGCAGTTGCGCCGCGACTACGATCGTATCCTGGTGCTGGAGGAGACCTATCCCGTCATTGAATTACAGCTCGCCCATCCCGGAGCACGGGGCAAACAGGACGGCACCCTGCCCCGCGAAGGGGAGTTGACGCCGGATGTCGTCGAGCAGGCGCTGTGCGCTTTTCTCGATCGGCCCTTTTCACCGGAAACACCGCCCGAACGACGCGGCCAACGCCCCTCGCTCTGCCCTGGCTGCCCGCACCGCGCCTCCTTCGCCGCGATCAAGCGCGCCTTCCCGCGCGGCCTGTTTCCGTCGGACATCGGCTGCTACACCCTGGGGATGAACCTCGGCGCGGTGGACACGGTGCACTGCATGGGGGCCTGCATCAGCCAGGGAGCCGGCTTCTACCAGTCTTATGCCCAGGACGGCGATTTCCCAACCGTGGTGGTCACCATCGGCGATTCGACCTTCTTCCACTCGGGAATCCCCGCGCTGATCAACGCCGTTATCCAGAAAGCGCGCATCATCGTGATGATCCTCGACAACGCGACCACCGCCATGACCGGCGGCCAGCCGGTGCCGCACCTGGGCCTCACCGCCTCGGGCGATGCAACCCGCGCCATCGGCATCGAGCCGCTGGTGCGCGCCGCCGGGGTCGACTTTCTTGAAGTCTGCGACCCCTATGACCAGCAGCGCCTGGAACGGCTGCTCAAGGAGGCCGACCGTCATATTCGCGGTCCTGAACCGGGAGTGGCGGTGATCATCTCCCGCCACGGCTGCATGATGGATTCAGCGGTACTCTCGGGACAGGAGAAGTATCAGGTCACCGTCACCGAGGACTGCACCGGCTGCAAACGCTGCATCCAGGCGTTTGAATGCCCGGCCATCGAAATGGATGAAAGCGGCGCGCGGGCACGGATCAACACCGACCGCTGCGTCGGCTGCGGCACCTGCATCCCGTCCTGCCCTTTCAATGCCATCGTCAAGGAGAAGCTCTCATGA
- a CDS encoding 2-oxoacid:acceptor oxidoreductase family protein, which produces MKQQIIVSGIGGQGVLFLTRVIAQAAVDQGLPVLTAETHGMAQRGGTVLSTIKVGSYHSPLIRTGQADVGLLLWEDNLAVHRSLLKPEGHLLINADEEGEGARIDASGLAREMGNPVLSNLILLGLAVRRQALFCDAVQCEKAVRTLAPERFLDQNLAAFRRGLED; this is translated from the coding sequence ATGAAACAGCAGATCATCGTCAGCGGCATCGGCGGGCAGGGCGTGCTGTTTCTCACCCGGGTCATCGCCCAGGCGGCGGTGGATCAGGGCCTGCCCGTGCTCACTGCTGAAACGCACGGCATGGCCCAGCGCGGCGGCACCGTGCTGTCCACCATCAAGGTCGGCTCTTACCACAGTCCGCTGATCCGCACCGGCCAGGCCGATGTGGGGCTGCTGCTGTGGGAGGACAACCTGGCGGTGCACCGCTCGCTGCTCAAGCCCGAAGGGCACCTGCTGATCAATGCAGACGAAGAGGGAGAGGGAGCGCGCATCGATGCCAGCGGACTGGCTCGAGAGATGGGCAACCCCGTATTGTCGAACCTGATCCTGCTGGGGCTTGCGGTTCGCAGGCAGGCTCTTTTCTGCGATGCCGTCCAGTGCGAGAAGGCGGTTCGCACCCTGGCGCCCGAGCGTTTCCTCGACCAGAACCTGGCCGCTTTCCGACGCGGACTCGAAGATTGA
- a CDS encoding branched-chain amino acid ABC transporter permease, whose translation MSTKDKILYFLILHRTGLAVTAFAAFVLLFPLYQDNPYTLGLTNLIALNTIVVLGLNLFIGYAGQISLGHAAFFGLGAYGSALLTVEGGISPWGALLLTALAVAAIAWLVGRPILRLHGHYLAMATLGLNLVVYTILVQADKLTGGPSGFAGIPPLALGGWAFDDEIRFHYLVWGTALACLLISLNLVRSGVGRGLAALAADEQAAQSLGIDTARAKVRIFVLSAVLASLGGSLFAHCYRFVSPDSFGIFVSVDFVIMVVIGGLGSVWGTLLGASVVTMLPEWIEVFDTYKDIIYGLILVVILMFLPRGLVSGLIDLARNRFVLWVRKNAASRTDQ comes from the coding sequence ATGAGCACGAAGGATAAAATCCTCTACTTTCTGATTCTGCACCGCACCGGCCTGGCAGTCACCGCCTTTGCCGCCTTCGTGCTGCTGTTCCCCCTATACCAGGACAACCCCTACACCCTGGGGCTGACCAACCTGATCGCGCTCAACACCATCGTCGTGCTCGGCCTCAACCTGTTTATCGGCTACGCCGGCCAGATCTCACTGGGGCATGCCGCCTTTTTCGGTCTGGGGGCCTACGGTTCGGCCCTGCTGACGGTGGAGGGGGGAATCTCCCCCTGGGGCGCTCTGCTGTTGACGGCCCTGGCGGTGGCAGCCATCGCATGGCTGGTCGGCCGCCCTATCCTGCGCCTGCATGGCCACTATCTGGCCATGGCCACCCTGGGTTTGAACCTGGTGGTTTATACGATTCTGGTGCAGGCCGACAAGCTGACCGGCGGACCCAGCGGCTTTGCCGGCATCCCCCCACTGGCGCTGGGCGGCTGGGCCTTTGACGACGAAATCCGCTTTCACTACCTGGTGTGGGGAACGGCCCTTGCGTGCCTGCTGATCAGCCTGAACCTGGTGCGCAGCGGCGTCGGCCGTGGGCTGGCGGCGCTGGCGGCGGACGAGCAGGCCGCCCAGTCGCTGGGGATCGACACTGCCCGCGCCAAGGTCAGGATCTTTGTACTGTCGGCTGTACTGGCCTCGCTGGGCGGCAGTCTTTTTGCCCACTGCTACCGCTTTGTCAGCCCCGACTCTTTCGGCATCTTCGTCTCGGTCGATTTCGTCATCATGGTGGTGATCGGTGGCCTGGGCTCAGTGTGGGGGACGCTGCTGGGGGCGTCCGTTGTCACCATGCTGCCGGAATGGATCGAAGTCTTCGACACCTATAAGGACATCATCTACGGCCTGATCCTTGTGGTGATTCTTATGTTTCTGCCGCGAGGGCTGGTCAGCGGGCTGATCGATCTGGCCCGCAACCGCTTTGTACTCTGGGTTCGGAAAAATGCTGCGTCTCGAACGGATCAGTAA
- a CDS encoding ABC transporter ATP-binding protein, with protein sequence MLRLERISKNFGGLPALQEVSCEIAGGSVTALIGPNGAGKSTLINCISGILAPDQGAIRFSGQDIAGRPAHEIARLGIGRTFQNLKVFPRMTVLENVLCGLTLEAGKSWISAMLRLPSLRHRERHLRLQALEALDRFGLADKAGWPAQALAYGDRKRLELARAFVGDPLLVLLDEPVAGLNAEETAQIGLEIQKLRSEGDTLLLVEHDMDLVMSVADQVVVLDGGRCIAQGTPQEVQRNPLVLEAYLGSMEPTA encoded by the coding sequence ATGCTGCGTCTCGAACGGATCAGTAAAAATTTCGGCGGACTGCCCGCCCTGCAGGAGGTCAGCTGCGAGATCGCCGGAGGCAGCGTCACGGCGCTGATCGGCCCCAACGGCGCCGGCAAAAGCACCCTGATCAACTGCATCAGCGGCATCCTGGCACCGGATCAGGGGGCGATCCGTTTTTCCGGCCAGGACATCGCCGGACGCCCGGCCCATGAGATCGCCCGCCTCGGCATCGGGCGCACCTTTCAGAACCTGAAGGTCTTTCCGCGCATGACGGTTCTGGAGAACGTCCTGTGCGGACTGACGCTGGAGGCAGGAAAGTCCTGGATCAGCGCCATGCTGCGCCTGCCGAGCCTGCGTCATCGCGAAAGGCATCTGCGCCTGCAGGCTCTGGAGGCACTGGACCGCTTCGGGCTGGCGGACAAGGCGGGCTGGCCAGCCCAGGCCCTGGCCTACGGCGACCGAAAGCGGCTGGAGCTGGCCCGCGCTTTCGTCGGCGACCCCCTGCTGGTCCTGCTCGACGAGCCGGTGGCCGGCCTCAACGCCGAGGAGACCGCACAGATCGGGCTGGAGATTCAGAAGCTGCGCAGCGAGGGGGATACCCTGCTGCTGGTCGAGCACGACATGGATCTGGTGATGAGCGTCGCAGACCAGGTGGTGGTGCTCGACGGCGGGCGCTGCATCGCGCAGGGGACTCCGCAGGAGGTGCAACGCAACCCGCTGGTGCTGGAAGCCTATCTCGGCAGCATGGAACCGACCGCCTGA
- a CDS encoding ATP-binding cassette domain-containing protein, giving the protein MLTIENLSAHYGTAQALFDLSLTVEQGSTAALVGANGAGKSTLLKCVMGLLKPSAGRILFDGRDITGLSPAQRVRQGLVLSPEGREVFPHLPVHENLTLGAMPLKLSKKETAARMQEVFARFPRLEQRRGQLAGTLSGGEQQMLAMGRALMAGPRLLLLDEPSLGLAPRITDEIFAIIHQLARAGTTILLVEQNAARALSASDSAYLLANGRIVERGESRRLLNDPKLRTAFLGAASDNKPGHSRLGAAGLTNIRLEKPDMSHPDFMPAFSTVDELEAHRLKGLQWTLRHAYEGSSFYRERFEQAGITPDEIKTFADLPRLPFTSADDLRDGYPFPLRAVPFEQIVRIHASSGTTGKRKVLCYTQKDVEDWAHFFARCYQMAGVTPLDRVQIAVGYGVWTAGVGFQAGCEKIGAMAVPVGPGNIDLQIQFLLDFQSTVFCSTASMALLMAEEIHRRGIADKIAVRRIIYGSERSSRSMRKKISELFGGAELFDITGLTELYGPGTGIECSDHDCIHYWSDYYHLEIIDPQTLQPLPDGEWGEMVVTSLCKEGAPLIRYRTRDITRIIPGTCTCGSPLPRHSRIRGRSDDTIKFRGVNIYPSSIDTILSSVPGLGSEYQIHLTREPDSGRDHMRLVIERAQGVPAARDAELLHEVGHQIKKQLLVTAELELTDYGALPRSERKSQRVFDTRLKDEIV; this is encoded by the coding sequence ATGCTGACCATTGAAAATCTCAGCGCTCATTACGGAACCGCCCAGGCGCTGTTCGACCTGTCTCTGACCGTTGAACAGGGATCGACCGCCGCGCTGGTGGGGGCTAACGGAGCGGGCAAAAGCACGCTCCTGAAATGCGTGATGGGACTGCTCAAACCCAGCGCCGGGCGCATCCTGTTCGATGGCAGGGATATCACCGGGCTCTCCCCGGCACAGCGGGTCCGGCAGGGGCTGGTGCTGTCGCCGGAAGGACGCGAAGTATTCCCGCACCTGCCGGTGCATGAGAATCTGACTCTCGGCGCGATGCCGCTGAAACTGTCGAAAAAAGAGACCGCTGCGCGCATGCAGGAGGTCTTTGCCCGCTTTCCCCGCCTGGAACAGCGCCGGGGACAGCTGGCGGGCACCCTCTCCGGCGGCGAGCAGCAGATGCTGGCCATGGGACGCGCCCTGATGGCAGGGCCGCGCCTGCTGCTGCTCGACGAACCGAGCCTGGGGCTTGCGCCGCGCATCACCGATGAGATTTTCGCCATCATCCACCAGTTGGCGCGCGCCGGCACCACCATTCTTTTGGTGGAGCAGAACGCCGCGCGGGCGCTCTCCGCGTCCGATTCAGCCTACCTTCTCGCCAACGGCCGCATCGTGGAACGGGGGGAGAGCCGCCGACTGCTCAACGATCCGAAGCTGCGCACCGCCTTTCTGGGCGCCGCATCCGACAACAAGCCGGGGCACAGCCGCCTGGGGGCGGCCGGCCTGACCAATATCCGTCTGGAGAAACCCGACATGAGTCATCCTGATTTTATGCCTGCCTTTTCCACCGTCGACGAACTTGAGGCCCATCGTCTTAAAGGCCTGCAGTGGACCCTGCGCCACGCCTATGAAGGGTCGAGCTTCTACCGGGAAAGGTTCGAGCAGGCCGGCATCACTCCCGATGAGATTAAAACTTTTGCCGACCTGCCGCGCCTGCCTTTTACCAGTGCCGACGACCTGCGCGACGGCTATCCCTTCCCCCTGCGGGCGGTGCCCTTCGAGCAGATCGTTCGCATCCACGCCAGCTCCGGCACCACCGGCAAACGCAAGGTGCTGTGCTACACGCAGAAAGACGTTGAAGACTGGGCCCATTTCTTCGCCCGCTGCTACCAGATGGCCGGCGTCACTCCCCTCGACCGGGTGCAGATCGCCGTCGGCTACGGCGTGTGGACCGCCGGCGTCGGATTCCAAGCGGGGTGCGAGAAGATCGGCGCCATGGCGGTGCCGGTGGGCCCTGGCAACATCGACCTGCAGATTCAGTTCCTGCTCGATTTCCAGTCGACCGTGTTCTGTTCCACTGCGTCCATGGCACTGCTGATGGCCGAGGAGATTCACCGGCGCGGCATCGCGGACAAGATCGCCGTGCGCCGCATCATCTACGGTTCCGAGCGCTCCAGCCGCTCCATGCGCAAAAAGATCTCGGAGCTGTTCGGTGGCGCGGAGCTGTTCGACATCACCGGCCTCACCGAACTCTACGGACCGGGAACCGGCATCGAGTGCTCCGACCACGACTGCATCCACTACTGGTCCGATTACTATCACCTCGAGATCATCGACCCGCAAACCCTGCAGCCGCTGCCCGACGGCGAATGGGGCGAGATGGTGGTCACTTCCCTGTGCAAGGAAGGCGCACCGCTGATCCGCTACCGCACCCGCGACATCACCCGCATTATCCCCGGCACCTGCACCTGCGGCTCCCCACTGCCGCGTCACTCGCGCATCCGTGGCCGCTCCGACGACACCATCAAGTTCCGCGGCGTCAACATCTACCCGTCCAGCATCGACACCATCCTCTCCAGTGTGCCGGGGCTCGGATCCGAGTACCAGATTCACCTGACCCGCGAGCCCGATTCGGGGCGCGACCACATGCGGCTGGTCATCGAACGCGCTCAGGGAGTACCCGCTGCACGGGATGCGGAGCTGCTCCACGAGGTCGGCCACCAGATCAAAAAGCAGCTGCTGGTCACCGCTGAGCTGGAACTGACCGATTACGGCGCCCTGCCGCGCTCGGAGCGCAAAAGCCAGCGGGTTTTCGATACGCGCCTCAAGGATGAGATCGTGTAA
- a CDS encoding NHL repeat-containing protein, with translation MYFRRALHVPALFVCALLGGVLCPPLAGEASAAVQAPKTRAVKIIDRDELNQPLRFPSGLTYDSASDEILITSPQKNKLTITTSDYFPYIALGSGRGLRSVGKSFTRNGLIYVCIGHGGPDQRAHIAVFDGALLPVEQFYFPDFPDFSPMDVAVSENGRLYVVGTGVSGVLVLDSKGRYLHTLSPREEVQGKTDEVFIHAVDIGSDGRLYFVSEGKGRVYVYDAEEEFLFKFGEKGGEPGKLSRPRALAVDDARRRIFLVDYQRHTVPVFSIDGQYLYELGGLGTSRGWFHYPMDVEMDGQERLLVADAFNHRVQVIEFIDQPRQDSIGAGKSVDAEFPLEQAPAPRTLTIDRIETSLPEGAVGDYLVLALLSPDRETAEVVAENLRRIELPAFVRSVERARRGTWHQVFTGPYETPLQAYNTAENLRTKEGLPAIVKTLGRRTEFMLPSQAVTTSPGDTKETGKSETPESQPQENMQP, from the coding sequence ATGTATTTTCGGCGGGCCCTCCATGTGCCGGCTCTTTTTGTGTGCGCTCTGCTCGGGGGTGTTCTCTGCCCCCCTTTGGCCGGAGAAGCATCCGCCGCTGTTCAGGCACCCAAAACCCGCGCCGTCAAAATTATCGACCGCGACGAATTGAACCAGCCCCTGCGGTTTCCTTCCGGACTGACCTACGACAGCGCCAGTGATGAGATCCTGATCACCAGCCCCCAGAAAAACAAATTGACCATTACCACCAGCGATTATTTCCCCTACATCGCCCTTGGTTCGGGCCGCGGACTGCGCTCCGTCGGCAAAAGCTTCACCCGCAACGGCCTGATTTATGTCTGCATCGGGCACGGCGGGCCGGATCAGCGTGCCCACATTGCCGTCTTCGACGGCGCCCTGTTGCCGGTTGAACAATTCTACTTCCCCGATTTCCCCGATTTTTCTCCCATGGATGTGGCGGTCAGCGAAAACGGTCGCCTGTACGTGGTCGGCACCGGCGTTTCGGGAGTGCTCGTTCTGGATTCGAAGGGTCGCTACCTGCATACCCTCTCGCCGCGCGAGGAAGTCCAGGGCAAAACCGATGAGGTCTTCATCCATGCCGTCGATATCGGCAGCGACGGGCGGCTTTATTTTGTCAGCGAAGGGAAAGGGCGCGTCTACGTTTATGACGCTGAGGAAGAATTTCTGTTCAAATTCGGCGAAAAGGGGGGGGAGCCGGGCAAACTGTCGCGCCCTCGCGCCCTCGCTGTAGACGATGCCCGCCGCCGGATCTTTCTGGTCGATTACCAGCGCCATACAGTGCCGGTTTTTTCCATTGACGGGCAGTACCTTTACGAACTGGGCGGACTGGGAACAAGCCGCGGATGGTTCCACTACCCCATGGATGTGGAAATGGACGGCCAGGAACGGTTGCTCGTCGCCGATGCCTTCAATCACCGGGTGCAGGTCATTGAATTTATCGACCAACCGCGGCAGGACTCGATAGGGGCTGGAAAAAGTGTCGACGCGGAATTCCCGCTCGAGCAGGCTCCCGCACCCAGGACCCTGACCATCGACCGTATCGAAACCTCACTGCCGGAAGGTGCGGTCGGCGATTACCTGGTGCTGGCCCTGCTTTCGCCCGACAGGGAGACTGCTGAAGTCGTTGCCGAGAATCTGCGCAGAATAGAACTTCCGGCTTTCGTCCGCAGTGTGGAGCGTGCGCGGCGCGGCACCTGGCACCAGGTTTTTACAGGGCCCTACGAGACTCCCCTGCAGGCCTACAACACAGCAGAAAACCTCAGGACCAAAGAGGGCCTGCCGGCGATCGTCAAAACCCTGGGGAGACGTACCGAATTCATGCTCCCCTCTCAAGCGGTGACAACTTCGCCCGGCGACACAAAGGAAACAGGGAAGTCCGAAACGCCGGAGTCGCAACCCCAAGAGAATATGCAACCCTGA